Genomic DNA from Podospora pseudoanserina strain CBS 124.78 chromosome 4, whole genome shotgun sequence:
acaggCTTCGCGGTGTTGCCGAATATCATCTCTACTGACTCGGAGTGGAAGAGTACAAGGCACTGCCTCGGGCCTGGGCGGCTCATACCGGCTGTACTGTCACATTTCTCAAGGCCCTTGGCTACGACGGTGCGGATCCGAACACTGAGTTCAAGTTTTTCTACTCAGGCCCTTTCCGGATGTCGTTCAAATGATATCTACGAACGTGATCTCCAACGTGGTCTCGCCACAAGAGAACATGGAACGAGGGTGtttcctcaacccctcaaaaCAAACTATCTCGCTATGCACGAGGTATCCCGTCTCGTTATGCAGGAAATATCACTCCTTGGTGCCTTCAGCTTGATGTTCTCGTGCCAACCCAACGCATCGTCTTTGGTGACGAAAGTTCGCACCTCTCGTGGGCCGACGCCGATCATTTGCCCCCTGgaaaccaccaacacaacGACCGAGACATGGAGGACGACCGGCAGGGCCTTGGGCAATGTGTAGAACTCAGCGAAGGCGATGGCGAGTGGGAAGCCCAGATGGTCGAGTCGGGCGAGAGGGTTACTCGTGCATACACCGCGTTGCACATAGCGGCCGGGCGGGGGCATCTCGAAATCGTGATACTCTTGTTGGGCCATGGCGCTGATCTCCAACGCCAGTCTACAGGGTTCTGCGGTTGCTCGCCTCCGCGTTCGGAATGGGAGGAGATTGAACGCGAATGGGCCTACGACTACCaggagggtggagaagaGACATGGACACCACTCCACGTCGCCTTGTGCTCTAATAATGACGAAGTAGCTCAGCTCCTCATCTCGCGCGGGGCTAACGTCAGAAACACGGGCAGCTTGAAGTGTTCTGTATATCACCAATTGGCTTTTTACGGCAAGCTCGACTTCCTCCGCAATGTCTTAGACCGGCACCCCGTGCAGGTTGCCGAGATTCTCGACGTAGACGAGACAACTCCATTGACCTATGCCTGCTTGAGGCACCATGTCGACTCTCTCGTTCCGTTTCTCCTTAGTTATGTAATCAACGAGAAAACCTATATTAGCCTTTGTTTCCAAAATGCGGTCTTTGCGAATCCACTGGGCCAGGCATTTGCTTTGGGCTACTTACAAGAcgctctccagcttctcaaaTACGGTTCCGATCCGACAAACGACATTCAGGTGGAAACGTCTGAGGCTCCAGTTGACAGGGAATCATGGACTCCTCCGTTAGTTATGTGCTGTTTGCCGAGACTCAGTAATGACAAATCACAAGAAGATGCCCGCCTCGAGCTACTACGTAGACTGGTCAATCCCGAAGGCCCTTTCGATTGGCATATTCCGGGGCCCTAAGATGGCCCTGGATACTACCCTTCTGTCGCcacttttctttctttggctGCTTGGTGTTCTATCAAGGGGCTTGTCAAGACGTTATTAAAAGCCGGCGTCGACGTCAATTTGTGTGACAACCTGGACAGGAATGCGTTGATGACGTTGCTGGGCGACGTGTTTTCATGGGAGGCAGACCAGCTGGTGTTTCGCGGTCATTTCCATTTCCCTCAAGAAATGGAAGACAACGAGTACCACGACTCTGTTCTTGGGATGGTTCGACTGCTGCTAGATACCGGAATTCATCCCAACCATCAGGACGCGTTTGGAAGAACTGTGCTGCACCACCTGTTTATGGCGCAGCCCGGCTGGCGACCAGACCGGTTGAAGCCTGACGAGGCAGGGGAAATCGTTGGATTGCTTCTTGCAAAAGGCGCAGACCCCCTGATTCGAGACAAGCAGGGCTGCTCCGCCCTAAGGAGAAGCCGTCAGGAGCAAATGCAAATGGGCTCTGGAGGTCATGTGCCAGACATGCCGGTTTGAACTGAGGGACGCTTTCCCCACTCACGACGAGGTGTTGATGTGTTGGTCGACTGCGACGCGACCGACGACCTGAATCCGAATTGCCGCGAAATCgtgatgtggaggggggtgcgTACGACGAGCTCGCAGAGTATTGCGGTTATAGACGCGCAAAGGATTATGATCGTGTACGTACACATCACTACAGTGATTATCCACTTGAGTCTTTTGATTCGAGTGGGCGATTTTTCTGCAGCAAGAGCCAGACCGAAGAGCTGGTCCAGTTGCTGTGCAATCTCAACCGCACAGCCAGTTGCGATTGAGGCCAGGAGATCGGTCATGACGAGGGCCACGCTCTTCGCTACGCGGGTTCTGTTATCAGGGAGCGTTTGGAAAAGGCGCTGGCAGCAGGTTCCGCGTCAAGTCGACTCCGTCAAAGACAGGACTAGGCAAGAAAGCCAGCACGGCACGAAAGACAGCAGAGGATACATCATTAGATACAACACAGGAGACAAGTCAAGTGTTGTGAGGCTCCATGGTCCTCTGCTTTGCAGGCGTTCTCTTTGCTCGCCGATATGCATTTGTGACCAGCATATATACatagctacctaccttcAACTACGCACACTTTGGGCCACTATcttgcttttcttccttttctttctttctagATACATCACTAATATCACTTGCCCTGGTCTATACCTTTGGTGCCTCCACGCCAATGGGGTCGTTATATTTCGGGGCACTTGACtggcgaggagtttggtTGGGCAGTGGTCGCCGTAAGTTCATCGCTTTGGCGGTTGCCAAGAAGTCAGCGTGCTCGCGCTCGTGCCAGGAGGGTTGCTAAGCATGGAAAGGCCTTGTGTTGTGAGGATATCTCTGTGAGAGCGAGGTGGATAGCCTCTACGGCTACTCATCGGTACTCTTGGAGTCTTCCCATTCGTTGGTGGGGTTTGACGATCGAAGTGGAGCAAAAGGGTATTGTGGGGCAGGAGTAGGGGCAGGGCGGTAGGGGTTACTATTATTATCGGCGCTTATCGATAAGACGGTCCAAAAAAATGGCCCAAGAGTCTGTCGGTCGCAGAGCGGCCACTGAGATTTTCTTTGCGACTTTGCGCACACCACACCCCGGTCGGTCCATTCATCAATTGACTGCTTTTTCCGCTCTCGCAACCCGCCAACATGTCTGCCGGAAAGAAGCACGCCCGTCCCgacggggaggagcaggccgtTCGCTCCTCCAAGAAGGCAAAGACCGACGAGGTTGCCAATGCCACGACCGACGCCGATGGCTCCGACTtgaaggccgagaagaagaagcagaagaagaaggacaagaaggagaaggagaagagggaaaggggggagaagaaggaaaggaaggagaaaaaagagaacaaGGAGGACGCCGACGAGCAACAAGACACCGAGATCCccgacgccgacgccgacgccgacgccgagTCCGGGCCCAAGGCTGAGAAGacggacaagaagaaggataagAAGAAGTCTAACAAGTCCAAGTCATCCGAGGAGCCTATCGCCAGCGCTTCCGATGACGAGATAAAGGCTTACctgaccaaggaggagatcaaaaTCGAGGacccctccaacagctcTCTGCAGCCCATCCTCAAGTTCACCCAGCTTCCCACCTCCAAGCTCATCGCCAAGAAGCCCTTCGCCGCCTACAATGCCCCCACTCCCATTCAGGCCGCTTCCTGGCCCTTCACCCTTGCCGGCCGCGATGCGATCGGTATTGCCGAGACGGGTTCTGGAAAGACCATGGCCTTCGCTCTGCCCTGCGTCGAGAAGCTTAGCATCCACTCCAAGAAGGCGTCCAAGGACTACCGCAGCACCCGCCCACGCGCCGTCATTGTGGCACCCACCCGTGAGCTGGCCATGCAGACGCACGAGGCTGTCTCTGGGCTGGCTTCTCAGGTCGGTCTCACGGCCGTCTGCATCTACGGTGGCGCGAGCAAGGATGACCAGCGCGCGCTTCTGCGCAAGAACAGCGGTGCCGATATCATCACGGCGACCCCCGGCAGATTGAAGGACTTCCTTTCCGACAACACTGTCAACCTCGGCGACGTCATGTTTGCCGTGCTTGACGAGGCCGATCGCATGCTGGACAAGGGTTTCGAGGACGACATCAAGCTGATCTTGGGCGGCTGCCCGCCAAAGGAGGAGCGCCAGACCCTGATGTTCACTGCGACATGGCCGACAAGTGTGCGTGTTCTCGCCGAGAGCTTCATGGTCAACCCCGTCAAGGTCACCATTGGCAACCGCACTCGCGCCGGCGAAGATGGGAACAGCAGTGGTACCGTCGAGTTGCAAGCCAACAGCAGAATCGAGCAAAaggtcgaggtcgtcgaTCCCCGGGGCAAGGAGCAGCGGCTCTTGGAGCTTCTCCGTGAAGCACAGAAGGGCTCTGCCAAGAACGACAGGATATTGGTGTTTTGCCTGTacaagaaggaggcggtgcGCGTGGAGCAGTTCCTCGAAAGGCGAGGCATCCGCGTCGCTAGTATCCACGGTGACCTCCGACAGGACCAGCGTACCAAGAGCCTGGAGGCCTTCAAGGCCGGTACCACATCGGTGCTGGTTGCCACAGATGTTGCCGCCCGTGGGTTGGATATCCCCGAGGTTAAGCTTGTCATCAACGTCACCGTAAGCCCACTGTCGCCCCATGACAAAATCACCCAGGTGACTGACCTGTCTTAGTTCCCCTTGACCATTGAGGACTATGTCCACCGCATTGGCCGAACAGGCCGTGCCGGAAAGACAGGCAAGGCCATCACGCTGTTCACCGAGCACGACAAGGCGCACTCTGGCTCGTAGGTTTCCGCTCTCCCGCATCTGATCTCTTGGTGGCGTCACCCTGACACTGACCCTCTCCGCACACAGCctcgtcaacatcctcaaggcCGCCAAGCAAGATGTGCCAGAAGATCTCTTGAAGTTTGGCACGaccgtcaagaagaaggcccaCGACTCGTATGGTGCTTTTTACAAGGACGTGGACATGACCAAGAAGGCGACCAAGATAACTTTCTAATTGCTTATACTATCGTACATAGAAGGGAGAAAACAGCGTGCTATTTTGCTTTTGGTCAATTACGTCTCTACACCTGCCTCCGTCCTTTGATCGCTTGAAATGCAGACAGTAAAAACTGTCGTTCGGAAAATgccctgtttttttttttttttggtcacTGTCAGCCGTCATCATTTCTCCCATTTTCACGAGGCAACGGGTCAACTCAcagcacccccaaaaacaccacccccaccccggcaatcttccccaacccgatcaacacctccttcacccctCCCTTGCTGGTGAAGTGTAACCCCCTAACCAGACTCCccgccaccacggccgccCCGACTCCAACCCCGCTCGgcaacacctccctcacatccgcttccacccccctctgTTTGAACCAGTTGTTGATgaacccccaacaccaaacgATCCTACAAGCCATGTTCACCCCATTCGCCCAGACCAGCCCCTCTGCACCCATGTCGAGGAccttgagggtgatgaaCCCGGCCGAGGCAAACACGAGACTAAACACCCCCATCCAGGCTGACTGCTTGTGGACCTGCTTCTCCGTGGCAACGGACGAGACGAAAGCCTCGGTTATACCGTTGATGGCGAGTAAGGGGATGTAATAGGTGTATAGAGAGAGGGTGGCACCCGCACCGGACGTGAGCCACTGCTTTCCTGCCACGacggacaacaacaaaggaGCAGCGacgggggcgagggaggtgatgatcagggagaggaggaggtaggatttgaggagggagaggagggactGGGAGGCTGTTTTTTCCGGGGTGGGCGCGGTCTCTGTGGTCTGCTTTTCGGAACTTTTATCTGAAAGAGGggtggaaggcgaggagagcAACCGGGAAAAGTAACTGCGCGAGGACTCCTCGATGGGTTGGAAGACGAGACGGGCGAGGAGACCGCCGTAGTTGTTTGCTAATGCATAAACACCCTGCGaagtgggggaggagaggatagAGACGAGAAAGGTGTCGCcttgggtgaggaggtgtttTAAAACCGACTGAGAGAGCAAGGAAGACGTGAGTTtgagggtgggagggtggaggtaCTGCCCCGAGGAAGAAATTGGTCGGGGAAGCAAGGAGAAATTCTCTCTTGATGCAAGACCGGAGCCGCTGTGGAGATAGACGAGGAGAAGACCAGTTCCGTAGCCTAGCTGGCCGAGGGCGAAGGGCAGCACTCCAAGAGACAACTCCCGACGGGCACCATAGACGGCTGAGCCAAGGGTGATGGTGCAACGGAGGAAAGTAGCGATGgactcggcggcggcgcgaGCTGAGAATTGTAGCCGAGTTTGCATCACCATGAACGCTGGTTCGGAGAGGAGTTCCacgatggcggcgagggcgtaGATGTAGAGTGCCACGACGAGATTCGGAGCtgaggcgagggtggaggtgctcAGTGAGTTGAGGTAAAGccagccaaagaagaaggacaagggaAAGCCTAGGCCAATGGCAAGGTAACCCAGGTTGACGACGGCTTGGGCGCCATTGTTTTGCTTCTTGCTGCCCTGGTCAtctgagaaggaggaagagtccTGGCGCTGAATGGCCACACGCAGACTTTCCCTCGCAAAAAAGATGACAGAGAGATAGTAAACTTCAAGTTGGGTCGAAACGCCAAGCAGTTGAGCGGTTAGAAAACGCAGCAGGACCTGGTTGGCGATGAAGGTGATGGCGCGGGATATGAtttgaaggaggatgagcacGGACGCGCCCCGGAGAAGGCGAGTGCTCGTCGTCGTGCTTGTCGTCGTGCTTGCTGCCGAAACAATCGGTTCCGGTTTTGAAGCGGCGGCAACATCTTCCGGAGCGCCCATTCTTGACTTTTTTGGCGGGTTTCGTTGTCGATGTTTAGTTTGAGTTTGATGAAGCTCGTCGATGCGATCGCAACCGTGGTGGGTCGCCACGTGGCACCCCTGTCGCCCCTGAAGCCCCACTAAAACCACCTTCAGGGGCACAACAGGTACCCAAATAGGTTTAGAAGTCTTGCTAGATACATACCATGCCTTACTATTAGCCGTCCAGGTCACAGGCACTTGAAGATCCCGTCGGCTTGCACCCGCAGCGTTAGGCAGCGGGCCCCTGACCTGTCCATAAAATCCCTTCCATCGTCCAAGTTCTTTGGGTCCTAGGTACTCTTATTCATATTTTCTTCTCAAGTTCTCAGGTTCACACAGAAAGAATCTATCTACCAGGCCATGGCCGACAATATCTATCCGCCTTGGGGTCACCTCCCCGCCGAACAATATCTCCTCGTAAGTATTTACCCTGCTCTTCACCCACCTATCCTTGGTAACCTAGCCTTACATTCTTTTCCCAATTAAAGCGCAACTGGGACcactcctctcccctccccccctccgacCAGACCAGATCGCTCATAACCCGattcctctccctccccaccatccctcgCGAATGGGACACCGTCATTGACCGCTTCGACGGCTCAGTCCTCGACCTGCACCATCCCACTCAGCAAGAAatcgacaccatcctcgcccgTTGGCGCCCACAGGCCATCCGCGTCGTGGCACACACTCTCTGGTCCAACAAAGACTCAAGGGCTGACATTGCCGACGACGCTGTCTGGGTCCGGACATACTACCCCACGGATCCAGCCGAGGCAGAAACGGCGGCTAAAAGATGGAGGGAGCTCATCGACAAGAGTGACATGTTCTACATGTATGACGAAATTGCTTCACCTCAACGCACGCTCAACGATAGGGAATTGTTTGACTTTCCGGATGCCATGCCGTGGCAGGAGATGGTGCACAAGGTCTTGATGCTGCTACCCGAGCTGGCGACTAGCGTGGATGCTTCGTTTTATTATGATCGCAAGAATATTGCGGATGTGACAAAAGGGCGTGAATGGGAAGAGGTCCGAAACGATTTGAGGGAGTGGATGAGGAAGTATCGCCCTGTTCCAACGGAGGGCCGTAGTCTGGAAGAGTGGGAAAAGAAAGTAATGAATGCATTTGACGTGAAGAGGCTTCAGCGGAAGGTGATCAACAGGGGGTTTGTCGTGGCGGATAAGCACATGTTTGAGACGGGGCAGCCGCTTTTTTTGATGCTGGATTTTCACGGGGATATTGTCCGGTGGGTGAGGCCAGATGAGCGAGAGTGTATAGGCTTCTCTATCATCTCGGGGTCGGATGACCAGGGGTGCTTGGAGGAAGGGAGTTattttgacgaggaggagtatCCGGAAATgtgtggggttggggagaatTATCAGCTCAGAGGAAAGAACGGGGCTGTTTTGTATGGGCTGGGGGGTTTATTATCCGAGGACTAGGGCTACTTCAATATGTGAGATAGAGGCTGCGTGCACTTCTTACCCTACCCAAACACATCAACGGGCAAAACAATGATGGAACCGAGCCGCAACTTCACATTTTGTCCTTCACACTCTGTCCTCCCTAAAGTATCGCGGCGAACCCAAGGGCCAGACCCAAGAAACCTCCAACAATGCCATTCCTTCCGGCACCCGCTTGAACTGGCGTGCTGCTAGTGCTTGTGGGAAGGACCAGGCTGATAGTGCCATTGCCAGTCGCCGAGACAGTGAGGCTCGCGGTAGGGGTCGGCTCAGGCTCAACGGAGATGGTCTCAGCTGCACTAGTAACAGTTGTAACCGTCTGAGAAGGAGTTGGCACGACCACGGTCCTAGTATATTCATTGTACAAGGATGTGGCTGCGGCAGCGTTCGTTGCAGTCAAAGAGATGCCGGTAGACGTTGTGACGAGAGTAGAATAAAGGATCGTTGTGGTTGCATCGACGTGATAGGAGTAATAATAGTAGTAGTAATAATATGTGAAGGTGTACCACGTATAGTCAATGACGGTAATCGTAGAGGCCGGGACCGTGGTGATGAGCGTGGTGATGGTAGGGGCTGGGtcgttgatggtggcggtaGCCAGGGGGGTTTGGCCGTCGGGACAGTTACGGGGAGGCATTACGTACGTCACGCCGTCGGAGCAGCAGATGGCTCCCGGTGGAACGCACTGAAAGGGACCTGGACATCGAAGCCAGCGAAGTCAGCAGTCAGTCGTGTCGAAGAAAAGTTCTAGGGGTGTCACTCACCGGGGCAGGCAGGAATCCAGCCTGGAGTCCGGCAACGCTGACGTTCTTCGAGATGAGCATCTCGCTTGCCAATCGAGCCATCACTAGATGCCAGGGCGGAGCCAAAGAAAGAGTATAGTGCCAATGGCAAGCAAAAGAATGCCTTTGAGCTGACCATGATGGGCTATTGAAGCGAGGGTGTCGAACGAGTGACTTTTGAGCAAGAAAACCCGAACACAACGGGGCAAGAGGATGATCTATCGACGATAATCCAACAGAGGAGCACTTAGCTCAGTTATTGGATTTATACTCATATTTGCATTCAAGGCCCTGTTCTGCATACCAACACCTCACGGTCAAAATCAGGAACAACCCCCCTGATCCGGAACCGCGGAGCGATGTCTGATTCGATTTGCTGGTATTAGCATGCAGCCCTCTCTCTAACATTATGAGTGTGGCTGGTCCATGGATTCTATCGGGATTGGACACCTGTATCTGCAAGATTCAGGGAATCCCAGGCAGTCGGGGCTGAAGTTGTCCCGCTTACGACACGATCCTTTGTCCAAGACACGCAAAAGCCAGAGCCTTGCGGTTGAGTAACCACACCAATGTGGCCTTGTTTAAATTAAGCATGTGGCGGCGGTGCCCAGCCCGCTTCTGTGTGTAACCACTCGAATAGAAATAGAAGAGATAGTGATTTGTTCAGCATGAGCTAAAAGTGTAGACTCGACGACTGTAGCAGGTAGCTGTAATATccgtgttgatgttgagggttCCGATTTCTGATTGCCCCCACATGATCCACAAATCTCCAATCAGAAGCCTCCTTTCGAGGTCTACTTTGTCACTTAGTTCGAAGCTTGAGGTATAAGCTGCTTgctctcaacctcaacccttCTTGATATCTACTTCATACACTGGTCCTCAATCTGCCTTCCACTCTTCTGGCCGTTCTTTTCATTTCCTTCTGATTCCCATCGCCCGTATTCTATCCAATAGCGAAAAATACCGCAATCTAGCTTATGCAGCGCCGCACGTCTGGCGGCCACAACAATGTTGTCGCTGCATGATgaactccccctccacccccccaggCTCTCTAGCTTTGAATCGAAATAAGAGAAAGAATCGAAAATCCCAACAGACTAAGTGCCATCGTAATGATGTAGGTAAAGAGGTAGTATGTTGCTTGTCTAGTACGCTAAGCTAGGCCGTTAACAACAGGTAGAAGTTTGTCATAAAGCTAGCCAAGTGCCTCGAGTTTCTGGAGGGAGAGACAGGCTTATAACTCGACATATACCACAGCTCGTCTTCATTCCCTTAAGACTCAACAGTCCCCATGAATGTTCAGCTCAGTTCAGAGTTAGTCAAGTGTCCAGATGTCGCCCTCCACCCAGTTTCAACCGCTTCACTGGCCCTCCTTTCAAACTACGTGCAAAAACCCTTGGGTTTCTTCCAGACTTTCCCACGATAGAATTCTGTCACAATTCTCACGCCCCAGGCTCCCCATCAGCATTGCTTGGAGCTGCGCCGCCCACTGCGAGGTGCACGCTGAATGTACTGTGTGGTGTATAGTGGATTCGAGAAGTACATATGTCCCGCCAAAAATGTACTTGACgggggatgttttggggtTCCAAAAATGGTGGGTCTGGGCTTCCATTTTCGGAACCCCCAACATCGACACGGGTACTAAGAGTGTAGTAACATCAATCTCGGGTCGTGTCGTATATGTAGGTCAGTGTTTGCGGCACATGGTGCCAACAAGATGTGAAAGCTTTGAGTTGGGCTTTGATGTCAGTTGCTGGTTGGTAGCGGTGAGATCGTCTTTTTCCCTGACAATGATATGTTCGAGGCATACTAGTAGGAATTCCAGATGATAGCtgaatacctacctaggtaggtaagtacCAGTTTAGTCCATCCATACCTGGTAGTTTTAACAACCACGGTTCCAAACTCGATAATCTCGTCGAGTACGCGGTCGTGGCAAGGACAGCATGATTCAAAGGTTTGGGAGCAGAATGAAACCTCGAATTGGGCGACAAGAAGCCTGGACGTGCCAACGAGTGTAGGTATATTGTGGAAATAGGCCGAAATTTCTGTCCTCTTTAAGGTGGTAGGTATATTTCGCTATACTGAAGGTGATAGGCGCGTCTATGACATAACCAGACTTGGAAGCTTCTGTTCGACGGGCCGGAGATGACGCGCGGTAGGTTCAGCCACGGGTCACGTCCAGTACAATATCGAAAAGTAGGTTGATAGCATGGCTGGAGGGAGCAGTTCAAGCACCCACCTCGACTGCACCCCTCCGCAATTCTTGCGCGAGGAGTCGCTCCGCAGCAAATGCCGAAAGCTGGTCGCGATGTTGCAACGCTCGACTCGGTTCCTGACTTGGAGATCTTGGCTTGCTTCGGCTCCGTCGCCAGGGAACCGACTTCACTCTCAATCCGCACGGGGAAGGAGCCGCTTTGAGTGTTCTACGGAAATACAACGCCGATTCGCTCTCTTGGTAAAATTTTCACTGCGGAATTCCAGCAATCGGGAGCTCCCGCTTGGTGTTCTATGGCAGTTCGCCAATCGCCGCCATGATGCGCGCCTATCATAGATCTGAGTACCGAGTCCATCAGCACCCGATGCTACTCTGCTGGCTACTCCTAGGCTAGGTAGCAGACTGCTCCTAAGGCGAGTGACCGGTGTGTCGAGATGAAGAGATCCCGAATCTTGGCCATCACCTGGTGCCGACCTACCTGTGCCATAGGAAAACCGTGCATGATAACAGAATGACTGGGTAGTAGGTAGACAACACCTTTTTTCAACGACGCTGATACGATGGATGCCGTGACAACTATAAGAAAGGCAAAGTTTCCTCACTCCTCGTAGTTGCCTATCATTCagctcccccaccagcacGATCCTGGTCCTCTTTTTCCAGCTATGAAGTTGAATCTTGGAAGCCTCGCCCTCTGGGTGCTCTCAGCGGCACCAGTCGCTGAGGCCCATTACCGCTTCAGCAAACTGCTCGTGAACGGCAAGCTCTCCGGCGACTGGGAGTACATGCGAGAGAACAGCAACGGCATCATGCCCACGAAACAGTTTCTCGCACCCAGTGACGACTTCCGGTGCAATTCCGGCAGCTTTGCCAATGCTGGAAAGACCAAAGTGGCCAAGGTCATGCCTGGAGATACCATCGGCTTCCAGCTGTGGTACTACGCGACGATGCAGCACCCAGGGCCGTTGACGATCCACATGTCCAAAGCCCCCGGCGATGTGCGCAACTATCGCGGTGATGGGGACTGGTTCAAAGTTCATCAGATGATCATCTGCAAGGCCCCGAACCAATACCTGGTAGGTCGTTCTCGCTGGGCACGTCTCTGATATACATGATACTAACAATAGTGGTCCGCTGTTAGAACGATAAGGACTGGTGCACGTGGGACCTTGCCACCGTCCAGttcaccctcccccgcgACACCCCCCCCGGTCAATATCTCGTCCGCGTCGAGCACATTGCCCTGCACGGTGCCCAAAGCGGTGACACAGAGTTCTACTTCACTTGCGCACAGATTGAAGTCGGCGGCAATGGCAACGGTAAACCGGGACCCATGGTGAAGATCCCCGGACTCTACGACTCGAATGATCCGGCATTGCGTTTCTTTATTTATGGCGCGCGGTCGTATCCTTATACCAACGTTGGCAAGCATGCGGTTTGGACAGGTGGCAGCGGTGGCGGGAGCTCGCCGGCGCCTAACCCGGCCCCGTCGAATCCGCCAGTCACCAACCCATCTCCAGGTGGTGGCACGGCGCCTCTTTGGGGTCAATGTGGAGGGAATGGCTGGACGGGCCCGACACGGTGTGCGGAGGGAACTTGCAAGTTTAGCAACGATTGGTATTCGCAATGTGTGCCCTGAAGGATTCAGTCATTCATAGTGTGAcagggggaggagactgGCTGAGATAACCAGGAGAAATGAGGCACAGCTCTCTGGGGAAAGGTTTCCCCCAACATTTCCAGGTTGTTATTGGTCAATCGAGAGGTACCTTGGTCAATAACACGtgcttacctaccttataTGTACACTTTCGTGCCTcttccaaaaccaacaaTGCCTGCCAAACTCAGGTCCCGCTCGTGATGTAACATGAAGTGAGCTCCTATCCCGATTAAAATCTGCACTGTGTGTTTGGTTGGTTACAGATGGTTCGGGAAAAGGAGGGCAATTTGTGTCTGTCTAGCACCTAGGTACCTATACAACGTGCAGGTAGGTATCCGTCTAGTTGTCTTCCTCAGTGATATCTCCTCTATCCCGCCATCATGGTCTATTACGACATCACCCCTTCCAAGCAGGCCAGCCTCCCCCGCTACCTTTACCACCAAGCCACCTTCAGACCAGCCCCAGTTCATAGCGTCAACCTTGCCGGCCACACTGCCATCGTAACAGGAGCCAACTCGGGCGTCGGCTTCGAAGTCAGCCGGCAATTTCTCGACCTTGGTCTGACCAGGCTGATCCTTGCCGTTCGAGACGAAGCTAAAGGCGCCGCTGCTGTACAAAAGCTTGCTCTCAAGCCTGATGGAACCAAACGTGAATCTGGCGCCACTGTCGAAGTCTGGAAGCTCGACCTTTTCGATCATGGCTCTGTTCTGTCGTTTGCAAAGTGAGCAAAAGAGACGCTGGAGAGACTCGACATCATTATGCTGAACGCCGCGATGGGGGTCCCGTCCAAGCGTGCTTTCCGCCCAGAAACGAGACACGA
This window encodes:
- the RFT1 gene encoding Oligosaccharide translocation protein rft1 (COG:D; EggNog:ENOG503NWTC), with the translated sequence MGAPEDVAAASKPEPIVSAASTTTSTTTSTRLLRGASVLILLQIISRAITFIANQVLLRFLTAQLLGVSTQLEVYYLSVIFFARESLRVAIQRQDSSSFSDDQGSKKQNNGAQAVVNLGYLAIGLGFPLSFFFGWLYLNSLSTSTLASAPNLVVALYIYALAAIVELLSEPAFMVMQTRLQFSARAAAESIATFLRCTITLGSAVYGARRELSLGVLPFALGQLGYGTGLLLVYLHSGSGLASRENFSLLPRPISSSGQYLHPPTLKLTSSLLSQSVLKHLLTQGDTFLVSILSSPTSQGVYALANNYGGLLARLVFQPIEESSRSYFSRLLSSPSTPLSDKSSEKQTTETAPTPEKTASQSLLSLLKSYLLLSLIITSLAPVAAPLLLSVVAGKQWLTSGAGATLSLYTYYIPLLAINGITEAFVSSVATEKQVHKQSAWMGVFSLVFASAGFITLKVLDMGAEGLVWANGVNMACRIVWCWGFINNWFKQRGVEADVREVLPSGVGVGAAVVAGSLVRGLHFTSKGGVKEVLIGLGKIAGVGVVFLGVLAFSERQFLLSAFQAIKGRRQV
- a CDS encoding hypothetical protein (EggNog:ENOG503PZQN); translation: MVSSKAFFCLPLALYSFFGSALASSDGSIGKRDAHLEERQRCRTPGWIPACPGPFQCVPPGAICCSDGVTYVMPPRNCPDGQTPLATATINDPAPTITTLITTVPASTITVIDYTWYTFTYYYYYYYYSYHVDATTTILYSTLVTTSTGISLTATNAAAATSLYNEYTRTVVVPTPSQTVTTVTSAAETISVEPEPTPTASLTVSATGNGTISLVLPTSTSSTPVQAGAGRNGIVGGFLGLALGFAAIL
- a CDS encoding hypothetical protein (COG:Q; EggNog:ENOG503P4J9), with translation MVYYDITPSKQASLPRYLYHQATFRPAPVHSVNLAGHTAIVTGANSGVGFEVSRQFLDLGLTRLILAVRDEAKGAAAVQKLALKPDGTKRESGATVEVWKLDLFDHGSVLSFAKLDIIMLNAAMGVPSKRAFRPETRHDETLQVNYLSTALLATLLLPVVNKTRANRPAPTRITFTSSEASAWAKLPLGKKIPILETLDKPEEDVDLADGMFTSKLLGQFFLRELAKRAPVKIAVINGARRLAW
- a CDS encoding hypothetical protein (EggNog:ENOG503NW4V; CAZy:AA9; COG:G), which gives rise to MKLNLGSLALWVLSAAPVAEAHYRFSKLLVNGKLSGDWEYMRENSNGIMPTKQFLAPSDDFRCNSGSFANAGKTKVAKVMPGDTIGFQLWYYATMQHPGPLTIHMSKAPGDVRNYRGDGDWFKVHQMIICKAPNQYLNDKDWCTWDLATVQFTLPRDTPPGQYLVRVEHIALHGAQSGDTEFYFTCAQIEVGGNGNGKPGPMVKIPGLYDSNDPALRFFIYGARSYPYTNVGKHAVWTGGSGGGSSPAPNPAPSNPPVTNPSPGGGTAPLWGQCGGNGWTGPTRCAEGTCKFSNDWYSQCVP
- the DBP3 gene encoding RNA-dependent ATPase (BUSCO:EOG092625P1; EggNog:ENOG503NV0I; COG:A), with protein sequence MSAGKKHARPDGEEQAVRSSKKAKTDEVANATTDADGSDLKAEKKKQKKKDKKEKEKRERGEKKERKEKKENKEDADEQQDTEIPDAESGPKAEKTDKKKDKKKSNKSKSSEEPIASASDDEIKAYLTKEEIKIEDPSNSSLQPILKFTQLPTSKLIAKKPFAAYNAPTPIQAASWPFTLAGRDAIGIAETGSGKTMAFALPCVEKLSIHSKKASKDYRSTRPRAVIVAPTRELAMQTHEAVSGLASQVGLTAVCIYGGASKDDQRALLRKNSGADIITATPGRLKDFLSDNTVNLGDVMFAVLDEADRMLDKGFEDDIKLILGGCPPKEERQTLMFTATWPTSVRVLAESFMVNPVKVTIGNRTRAGEDGNSSGTVELQANSRIEQKVEVVDPRGKEQRLLELLREAQKGSAKNDRILVFCLYKKEAVRVEQFLERRGIRVASIHGDLRQDQRTKSLEAFKAGTTSVLVATDVAARGLDIPEVKLVINVTFPLTIEDYVHRIGRTGRAGKTGKAITLFTEHDKAHSGSLVNILKAAKQDVPEDLLKFGTTVKKKAHDSYGAFYKDVDMTKKATKITF